The Parachlamydiales bacterium genome contains a region encoding:
- a CDS encoding PcfJ domain-containing protein: MKDMNKKYVQEKKKFLDLSFNDGVIHVEPLRSVKEFLEEGTELGHCIFTNKYFDLKHSLLLSAKIDKTRIETVELSLSKMEVVQARGLGNKPTKYHEQIVKLVNDNIPAITKKVKLKMTGP, encoded by the coding sequence ATGAAAGATATGAATAAAAAATATGTCCAGGAAAAGAAGAAATTCCTGGATCTATCGTTCAATGATGGCGTTATTCATGTCGAACCACTCCGATCTGTAAAAGAATTCCTGGAAGAAGGAACTGAACTGGGCCATTGCATCTTTACCAATAAATACTTTGATTTAAAACATTCATTACTGTTATCTGCTAAAATTGACAAAACTCGTATTGAAACAGTTGAACTGTCTTTGTCAAAAATGGAAGTCGTACAGGCTCGCGGGCTTGGAAATAAACCCACCAAATATCACGAACAGATAGTAAAACTGGTTAATGATAACATTCCAGCTATTACTAAAAAAGTAAAACTAAAAATGACGGGACCATAA
- a CDS encoding collagen-like protein — MDKYGSNNYRINQGLAGPTGKTGATGATGQTAGTGPTGATGKTGVTGATGPTGTQGSIGITGVTGATALDITYATIDRSTILIPVTVAGVVKTYTGIFAVLKVFTGGVEQDISGDTVTVATTDCTVTQGAETTGTGMGRKLNVTNLAADTGAFVVTHTVNATLVSQRVYIAKIYDGSTGQTGATASTGLTGPTGITGITGITGLTGMTGQTGVAGAAGAAGPQGEIGVTGITGMTGQTGIQGVTGVTGAGTTGDAGATGQTGRTGSTGNTGTAGIGAMTKVRITASQMTSNLAAGITLIAASVGKYITPLLAIVKVTQGGTPFENAANDAYISWLGGSNILTVPNGLIETGATRVDILFPTGSFTSVASNTTLILWSATDCSAGVGGYVDVTLYYLEGEEY, encoded by the coding sequence ATGGATAAGTACGGCAGTAACAATTACAGGATCAATCAGGGACTGGCTGGTCCAACCGGTAAGACCGGCGCCACCGGTGCGACGGGACAGACCGCCGGAACAGGTCCGACGGGTGCAACGGGCAAGACGGGTGTGACAGGTGCGACAGGACCAACAGGTACACAAGGCAGTATCGGTATTACAGGGGTTACCGGAGCTACCGCTCTGGACATTACTTATGCCACTATAGACCGCAGTACCATATTGATTCCCGTTACCGTTGCAGGAGTGGTAAAGACTTATACGGGTATCTTTGCCGTACTTAAAGTATTTACCGGAGGGGTGGAACAGGATATCAGTGGAGATACTGTAACGGTAGCCACGACAGACTGTACGGTAACGCAAGGAGCCGAGACGACCGGAACGGGTATGGGACGTAAACTTAACGTTACCAACCTCGCCGCCGATACGGGAGCGTTTGTAGTGACCCATACGGTTAATGCCACACTGGTATCACAAAGGGTATATATCGCCAAGATCTATGATGGTTCTACCGGCCAGACGGGTGCGACAGCCAGTACAGGACTTACAGGGCCAACAGGCATTACCGGCATAACAGGTATTACAGGACTGACAGGTATGACAGGACAGACAGGTGTGGCAGGAGCAGCAGGAGCTGCAGGACCGCAAGGGGAAATCGGCGTTACCGGAATTACAGGAATGACCGGGCAGACAGGCATACAAGGTGTCACCGGAGTGACAGGAGCCGGTACGACAGGAGACGCAGGTGCTACAGGACAGACAGGCCGGACAGGAAGTACAGGCAATACCGGAACGGCAGGGATAGGTGCTATGACCAAAGTACGTATTACCGCTTCACAAATGACTTCTAACCTTGCTGCAGGGATAACCCTTATCGCCGCTTCGGTAGGTAAGTACATAACACCATTACTGGCCATCGTTAAAGTGACACAGGGAGGCACGCCTTTTGAGAATGCCGCCAACGATGCCTATATATCGTGGCTCGGCGGTTCCAATATCCTTACTGTTCCCAATGGGCTTATAGAGACTGGGGCGACAAGGGTGGACATTTTGTTCCCGACGGGATCTTTTACCAGTGTCGCTTCCAATACGACACTTATCTTATGGTCAGCCACAGATTGCAGTGCCGGAGTAGGTGGTTATGTCGACGTCACACTTTATTATCTTGAAGGTGAAGAATACTAA
- a CDS encoding Cas9 inhibitor AcrIIA9 family protein produces the protein MEAKLGELRKPLQMQVVVNHKVELTEEEIREAKTKAINDLIESEKARMLKKNIPKTAVTPKVMVEKTENNELSLF, from the coding sequence TTGGAAGCAAAACTTGGCGAGTTGCGAAAACCATTGCAAATGCAGGTTGTGGTAAATCATAAGGTAGAACTCACGGAAGAAGAAATAAGAGAAGCCAAAACCAAAGCCATTAACGATCTGATCGAATCAGAAAAAGCCAGGATGCTAAAAAAGAATATACCGAAAACAGCAGTAACGCCAAAGGTAATGGTAGAAAAAACCGAGAATAACGAATTAAGCCTTTTTTAA
- a CDS encoding YopX family protein produces the protein MEKREIKFRAWDKKISDMLYWDSKSQKFSNIFWNMVKDENMPLMQYTGLKDKNGTEIYEGDIVQNTAAKWEVIFNKGCFCGRHLRFYTLEDETHLALRAILNIEIIGNIYENPELLKS, from the coding sequence ATGGAAAAGAGAGAAATTAAATTCCGGGCGTGGGATAAGAAAATAAGCGATATGCTATACTGGGATTCGAAAAGTCAGAAATTTAGCAATATATTTTGGAATATGGTAAAAGATGAAAATATGCCATTAATGCAATACACCGGCCTGAAGGATAAAAACGGAACGGAGATTTATGAAGGAGATATTGTTCAAAATACTGCTGCAAAATGGGAAGTTATTTTTAATAAAGGATGTTTTTGTGGCAGACATTTGAGATTTTATACGCTCGAAGATGAAACCCATCTGGCATTGAGGGCAATATTAAATATTGAAATTATCGGCAATATTTACGAAAACCCTGAATTACTGAAATCATAA
- a CDS encoding class I SAM-dependent methyltransferase: MEKLFDFSVQGLAETLLPSRITEPTAWVGHIPFAYYLVEKTRPELIVELGVHTGNSFLAFCDAVMALQLDCKCYGVDTFRGDKHAGFYDQKVYVDLMEHIFNKGIDCAEVLQETFDQAVDKFEDNSIDILHIDGCHTYEETRHNFGTWFKKVKDNGFILFHDTMITRDDFGVWKLWQELENHPLKLSTFNFIHSCGLGVLQMNAVGALPRWEFNDPEETMKYFEDLGETIYHEYKFGKRVDRSSWMERQIISNAKEWEQGTAEQILSGTPTVMKKENYKVCLTFICRNNKDTIQRMIRSCASITDCVVACDTGSVDNTIILIRQVCEELSIDCEIFIDLWVNFGVNRTIMMQHARNHAEYMFVMDTDETLEITPEFKKEDLKDDVIMVATSDGVTTYYRDRFFSNNVEWTWIGAAHEFPSGPGAKTKGQATGLNLRLYSKQDNGHIQRNYDLLLKDYEKNPHDSRTLFYLGESAYDLGKNEEALKFFKERSDIPFFPEESWYAIYKTGKTYERMKDFEKAENAYLKAYSRRSTRMEPVYALAYMLAQNNDHAKACIFYDIAMRIPYPNGDVLFVEDYLYRYNCAFYFCISLYYAGRFVESFELAEKVADELKDKMPADVYNRHLLNIMYCEQQLVKQGWRERFIVCPADLRFDGLGDNLLHSHLAGLAKKAGYKKVYLSSLMKFKTPGTKEVVYLNNPDVDGEIERYGLKSEDAWAKSIVCGEVPTHDMEYMKLIALSHGFYKEGEYYYPVAIAKEYSGEVWKNFDGIIFDGYGKTNIVSEEKVKRYFAKFGLPSYQITLDNTDSDVKHSNAGLKRIWFDNVPEINVKNINEYFYLMARSTSVICLTSATAILRSKMDTTVLTETSWLNNPLCQCHMRPYNNYINLDEI; encoded by the coding sequence ATGGAAAAACTATTTGACTTTTCAGTTCAGGGTCTGGCCGAGACATTACTTCCCAGTCGTATTACAGAACCTACCGCATGGGTAGGCCATATTCCTTTCGCTTATTATCTTGTAGAAAAGACACGCCCTGAACTCATCGTAGAACTCGGAGTGCATACCGGTAACAGTTTCCTTGCTTTTTGCGATGCTGTGATGGCATTACAATTGGATTGCAAGTGTTACGGGGTGGATACTTTTAGGGGCGATAAACATGCAGGGTTTTATGATCAAAAGGTTTATGTTGATTTAATGGAACATATTTTTAACAAAGGAATTGATTGTGCAGAGGTCCTTCAGGAAACTTTTGACCAGGCGGTGGATAAATTCGAGGATAATAGTATTGATATTCTGCATATCGATGGATGCCATACTTATGAGGAGACCAGGCATAATTTTGGAACATGGTTTAAAAAAGTTAAGGATAATGGGTTTATCCTTTTTCATGATACTATGATAACCAGGGATGACTTTGGAGTATGGAAATTATGGCAAGAATTGGAAAATCACCCGTTGAAATTATCGACCTTTAATTTTATTCATTCCTGTGGATTGGGTGTATTGCAGATGAATGCAGTTGGAGCTTTGCCAAGATGGGAATTCAATGATCCGGAGGAAACGATGAAATATTTCGAAGATCTGGGCGAAACCATTTATCACGAATACAAGTTCGGCAAACGAGTAGACCGGTCGTCATGGATGGAAAGACAAATCATTTCGAATGCAAAAGAATGGGAGCAAGGGACAGCAGAGCAAATACTTTCCGGAACACCAACTGTAATGAAAAAGGAGAATTATAAGGTTTGTCTGACATTTATCTGCCGGAACAATAAAGATACCATCCAGCGAATGATCCGTAGTTGTGCTTCTATTACCGACTGTGTCGTGGCTTGTGATACCGGCAGTGTAGATAATACCATTATCCTTATCCGGCAAGTCTGTGAAGAACTATCAATAGATTGTGAAATTTTTATTGATCTGTGGGTTAACTTTGGCGTTAACCGTACCATAATGATGCAACATGCCCGTAACCATGCAGAATATATGTTTGTCATGGACACGGATGAAACGTTGGAGATCACCCCGGAATTCAAAAAAGAAGATCTGAAAGACGATGTGATCATGGTTGCTACCAGTGATGGTGTGACCACGTATTATCGTGACAGGTTTTTTAGTAATAATGTAGAATGGACCTGGATTGGTGCAGCACATGAATTTCCTTCCGGTCCCGGAGCCAAAACAAAAGGTCAGGCCACCGGACTTAATCTCCGGCTTTATTCCAAACAGGATAATGGTCATATTCAGCGTAACTATGATCTTCTGTTGAAAGACTATGAAAAGAACCCGCATGATTCTCGCACACTTTTTTATCTTGGTGAAAGCGCTTATGATCTGGGAAAAAACGAAGAGGCGTTAAAGTTCTTTAAAGAAAGATCGGATATTCCTTTTTTCCCGGAAGAGTCTTGGTATGCCATTTATAAAACCGGAAAGACTTATGAAAGGATGAAAGACTTTGAGAAGGCCGAGAATGCCTATTTAAAGGCTTACAGTCGGCGTTCAACCCGGATGGAACCGGTATATGCTCTGGCTTATATGCTGGCCCAGAACAACGATCACGCCAAAGCATGCATATTTTATGATATAGCTATGCGGATACCGTATCCCAATGGTGATGTTTTGTTCGTGGAAGATTATTTGTATCGTTACAACTGTGCCTTTTATTTCTGTATATCTCTTTATTATGCGGGTAGGTTTGTTGAAAGTTTTGAACTGGCAGAGAAGGTTGCCGATGAACTGAAGGATAAGATGCCGGCAGATGTGTACAACAGGCATTTGTTGAATATTATGTACTGTGAACAGCAATTGGTAAAGCAAGGATGGCGGGAAAGATTTATCGTATGCCCTGCGGATTTAAGGTTTGACGGACTGGGGGATAACTTATTGCATTCTCATCTGGCAGGACTGGCGAAAAAAGCAGGGTACAAAAAGGTTTATTTGAGTTCCCTGATGAAGTTCAAGACACCAGGGACCAAAGAAGTTGTGTATCTGAACAATCCTGATGTGGATGGTGAGATTGAACGGTATGGATTGAAGAGTGAAGATGCCTGGGCCAAAAGTATTGTCTGTGGGGAAGTGCCGACACATGATATGGAGTACATGAAATTGATTGCGTTGAGCCATGGATTCTATAAAGAAGGAGAATATTACTATCCCGTTGCAATAGCCAAGGAATATTCCGGTGAAGTTTGGAAAAATTTCGATGGGATAATTTTCGATGGATATGGCAAAACTAATATTGTAAGTGAGGAAAAAGTTAAGAGATACTTCGCTAAATTCGGACTACCGTCTTATCAAATTACACTGGACAATACCGACAGTGATGTAAAACATTCTAATGCCGGTTTAAAACGGATTTGGTTTGATAATGTACCGGAGATTAATGTAAAGAATATTAATGAATATTTTTATTTAATGGCCCGTTCAACTTCTGTTATATGTCTAACATCTGCAACGGCAATCTTGCGTAGTAAGATGGATACTACCGTACTAACCGAAACCAGTTGGTTGAACAATCCGCTTTGCCAATGTCATATGAGACCATACAATAACTATATAAATCTTGATGAGATATGA
- a CDS encoding toprim domain-containing protein → MVQSAIHPVKDKSTGEVRKVLCTVFPYTQNGWQMMVKYRDGKKNFAIQSGSKLIPWGLDWIKHSKECIIVEGEPDRLSYHEAGLHFVVSVPNGATISKEEKETYEKTGKLIPENALSLAYFDNCYEDFASKTCIYIATDADPAGIKLRFEIARRFGGDRCKYIDFSKYTYQNENSETVKCKDANDILRYLGKEVLKNTLKNAEGFPIDDVVTIDDVWEEIQYQAQHGLEYGKSTGISSLNPHFTWKMGHTIVLNGYNNMGKTHFGMNLILLSSILYGWKWGIYSPENYPVSELAVTAMEIYMGNTIDPKIAHHATLKDIEEAKDFIRNHIEFVNNEDGYTPEQLRKIKKQMIIRRGIHGFFTDPWNSLQMELRGDTMDNYLTKELSAEVRFSINNQLIQIYGTHPQTPMNVERKEPRPPTEYEITGGGIWSKKMYEILSIHYDKKLLSSGTSPMTQIYVLKTKNHRLVGVPTREHPVMLQFKGRCHRYLLENGTDPFEIAKKRVVPETTWEIF, encoded by the coding sequence ATGGTCCAGTCAGCCATCCACCCAGTAAAAGATAAGTCTACCGGTGAAGTACGTAAGGTGCTCTGTACGGTATTCCCATACACCCAGAACGGATGGCAGATGATGGTGAAATACCGTGACGGAAAGAAAAACTTCGCCATACAGTCCGGGAGTAAATTGATACCATGGGGACTGGACTGGATAAAACATTCCAAAGAATGCATTATCGTCGAAGGAGAACCTGACCGGCTGAGTTATCATGAAGCAGGACTACACTTTGTGGTTTCCGTTCCCAATGGCGCTACTATTTCTAAAGAGGAAAAAGAGACCTATGAAAAGACCGGTAAGTTAATCCCGGAAAATGCCCTGTCCTTGGCTTATTTTGACAACTGCTACGAAGACTTTGCCAGCAAGACATGTATTTATATCGCTACCGATGCGGACCCAGCAGGGATCAAATTACGCTTTGAGATAGCCAGACGTTTCGGCGGGGACCGATGCAAATACATTGATTTTTCAAAGTACACTTATCAGAATGAAAACAGCGAAACGGTAAAATGCAAGGATGCCAACGATATACTGCGTTATCTTGGAAAAGAAGTGCTGAAAAACACACTGAAAAATGCAGAAGGATTTCCTATTGACGACGTGGTTACCATTGATGATGTATGGGAAGAGATACAATATCAGGCCCAACACGGACTGGAATATGGCAAATCCACCGGCATTTCATCACTGAATCCTCACTTTACCTGGAAGATGGGACATACTATAGTTCTGAACGGATATAACAATATGGGCAAGACTCATTTTGGAATGAACCTTATCTTGTTAAGTTCCATATTGTACGGATGGAAATGGGGCATATATTCTCCGGAGAACTATCCTGTTTCCGAACTGGCCGTTACAGCCATGGAGATATACATGGGCAATACCATAGATCCTAAAATAGCACATCATGCTACATTAAAAGATATAGAAGAAGCCAAGGACTTTATTCGTAACCATATTGAATTTGTCAATAATGAAGACGGGTATACGCCGGAACAACTGCGTAAGATCAAAAAACAAATGATCATACGCCGGGGTATACACGGTTTCTTTACCGACCCGTGGAATTCTCTCCAAATGGAACTCCGGGGCGACACCATGGACAATTATCTTACCAAGGAACTGTCAGCCGAGGTAAGGTTTTCCATTAACAACCAGTTGATACAAATTTACGGCACCCATCCGCAAACGCCTATGAATGTCGAACGCAAGGAACCAAGGCCACCTACCGAATATGAAATCACGGGAGGAGGCATATGGAGCAAAAAAATGTACGAGATCCTATCGATACATTATGATAAAAAACTACTATCTTCGGGCACGTCACCTATGACACAGATTTACGTGTTGAAAACCAAGAACCATCGTCTTGTAGGTGTACCGACCCGGGAACACCCCGTTATGTTACAATTTAAAGGCAGATGCCACAGATATTTACTTGAAAATGGAACAGACCCCTTTGAGATCGCAAAAAAACGAGTCGTCCCCGAAACAACATGGGAAATTTTCTAA
- a CDS encoding methyltransferase domain-containing protein, which translates to MHKLSMFNMSLFVEDFVKKEYSGKATFILDVGSQDVNGTYKEFFIRQNGWYYTGMDVTAGANVNIIVRDIYNWREIQDRTYDIVISGQTLEHIEYPWLTIKEMARVMKPGGLLCIIVPSSGFEHRYPVDCYRYFPDGLRALAKWAELEVLSSYNCWDEVPNLGERNVWKDSVLIARKP; encoded by the coding sequence ATGCATAAACTTTCAATGTTCAATATGTCCTTATTTGTCGAGGATTTTGTCAAAAAAGAATACTCCGGAAAAGCAACTTTTATCCTTGATGTGGGCAGTCAGGATGTTAATGGTACTTACAAAGAATTTTTTATCCGGCAAAACGGATGGTATTATACCGGCATGGACGTTACTGCCGGTGCAAATGTAAATATTATCGTAAGAGATATTTATAACTGGAGAGAAATACAGGACCGTACTTATGATATCGTAATATCTGGACAGACTCTGGAGCATATAGAATATCCCTGGCTTACCATAAAAGAAATGGCAAGAGTGATGAAACCCGGCGGGTTGTTATGCATTATCGTCCCGTCATCCGGATTTGAACATCGTTATCCGGTGGATTGTTACCGTTATTTTCCTGACGGGCTGAGGGCCCTTGCAAAATGGGCGGAACTGGAAGTGTTGTCCAGTTACAACTGCTGGGATGAAGTACCGAATCTGGGCGAGAGGAATGTATGGAAAGACAGTGTATTGATCGCACGTAAACCTTAA
- a CDS encoding methyltransferase domain-containing protein, with amino-acid sequence MIETIEFNGKLYPKFQASGNAARFVIPFALEVCKGQGLDIGYGKLEWKFPDAIGIDFGGKHHAMNLPEFQWDYIFSSHCLEHIKEPYYKVLNYWARYLRPEGTLFLYLPHPDQEYWWPINDTKHLHVLWPEEILKYLHESQYWTKIFVSERDLNHSFVAMAQKL; translated from the coding sequence ATGATTGAAACGATAGAATTCAATGGAAAGTTATATCCCAAGTTTCAGGCCAGTGGCAATGCAGCACGATTTGTCATTCCGTTTGCATTGGAAGTTTGTAAAGGTCAGGGATTGGATATTGGTTATGGCAAATTAGAATGGAAATTCCCTGATGCTATTGGTATTGATTTTGGCGGAAAACATCATGCCATGAATCTACCGGAATTTCAGTGGGATTATATATTTTCTTCACATTGTTTGGAACACATTAAAGAACCATACTATAAAGTATTGAATTACTGGGCAAGATATTTAAGGCCGGAAGGAACTTTGTTTTTATATTTGCCTCATCCTGATCAAGAGTATTGGTGGCCTATAAATGATACAAAACATTTACATGTATTATGGCCGGAAGAGATTCTTAAATACTTACATGAAAGCCAATACTGGACGAAAATATTTGTTTCCGAAAGGGATCTTAATCATTCTTTTGTCGCAATGGCTCAAAAACTATAA
- a CDS encoding PcfJ domain-containing protein — MYDQLVKCQCPKCNAKLEITYLDKLESRERIYMAFLNIIKDFQVIRMVVVTKYFQKNHPTCYSLVEVMQHWIRQDGKVTTLAKNVQSMCYEYDRWCYTGDLAFRNTYGYKANLRYELNPLYIYNHGKILPIIKRNGFKGNFHEMPPHILFSQLLKDSVTETLFKADQYNLVYYRYKYPEDVDRYWPQIKICIRNGFTVDNYKDWMDYLKLLVEFGKDIHNPKYICPVNFDMAHNNLVKEKTELF, encoded by the coding sequence ATGTATGACCAACTGGTGAAATGTCAATGTCCAAAATGTAATGCCAAATTAGAAATTACTTATCTGGATAAACTTGAAAGCCGGGAAAGAATATACATGGCCTTCCTGAATATCATTAAAGATTTTCAAGTTATCCGCATGGTAGTCGTAACGAAATATTTTCAAAAAAATCACCCGACCTGTTATTCTCTTGTCGAAGTGATGCAGCACTGGATACGGCAAGACGGAAAAGTAACCACACTGGCTAAAAATGTTCAGTCAATGTGTTATGAATACGACCGGTGGTGTTATACTGGCGACCTGGCTTTCCGTAATACTTATGGTTACAAAGCCAATTTACGTTATGAACTTAACCCTTTATATATTTATAATCATGGCAAAATATTACCGATCATAAAACGCAATGGGTTTAAAGGCAATTTCCACGAAATGCCGCCTCATATACTTTTTTCACAACTTTTAAAAGATTCCGTAACGGAAACCTTGTTTAAAGCTGATCAATATAATTTGGTTTATTATCGATATAAATATCCGGAAGATGTCGACCGTTATTGGCCTCAGATCAAAATTTGCATACGTAATGGCTTTACCGTTGATAACTATAAGGATTGGATGGATTATCTCAAATTGTTGGTTGAATTTGGCAAGGACATTCATAATCCAAAATATATCTGCCCGGTTAATTTTGACATGGCTCATAATAACTTGGTAAAAGAAAAAACCGAATTATTCTGA
- a CDS encoding AAA family ATPase translates to MAEFILVNGQSGSGKSTAANTLNPEKTVIICPENKILPFAGAKVKYKTIIDKDGNIDMKKSNFLPINKVMQPNPGKRATDPGVFETLEYIDEQRPEIKVVLIDTFTYAMVESVMRDINVDNYKKFNVFAQEFYDLVKMIPKLRNDLFVIMTAHVDEETDFSGVRRTGFKVPAGKLTKQMLVPEGLFTVVLFSESTVLDGKPIFYFSTVNSGFNTCKSPAGMFPGNFIPNNYRFVMDCYYAYYYDKEQPKLPENWPLKQNNNI, encoded by the coding sequence ATGGCAGAATTCATCTTAGTAAATGGACAGAGTGGCAGTGGAAAAAGCACGGCAGCCAACACGTTAAATCCGGAAAAAACGGTTATTATATGTCCGGAAAACAAAATCTTGCCCTTTGCGGGAGCAAAGGTTAAGTACAAAACTATTATTGATAAAGATGGCAATATCGACATGAAAAAGTCGAACTTCCTTCCTATCAATAAAGTCATGCAGCCCAATCCTGGCAAAAGAGCAACTGACCCGGGAGTATTCGAAACACTGGAGTACATCGACGAGCAACGCCCGGAAATAAAGGTCGTACTGATCGACACGTTTACCTATGCGATGGTGGAAAGCGTTATGCGTGACATCAACGTGGACAATTACAAAAAGTTCAACGTGTTCGCACAGGAATTCTATGACCTGGTCAAAATGATCCCTAAACTTCGCAATGACCTATTTGTTATCATGACGGCACATGTTGACGAAGAAACGGATTTTTCAGGAGTGCGCCGTACCGGTTTCAAAGTACCTGCAGGGAAACTGACCAAACAAATGCTGGTCCCGGAAGGATTATTTACCGTTGTACTATTCAGCGAATCAACAGTGTTGGATGGAAAGCCCATATTTTACTTTTCAACAGTTAATTCCGGTTTCAACACTTGTAAATCACCGGCTGGAATGTTTCCGGGCAATTTTATTCCCAATAATTACCGGTTTGTTATGGATTGTTACTATGCATATTATTATGATAAGGAACAACCTAAACTGCCGGAAAACTGGCCGTTAAAACAAAATAATAACATTTAA
- a CDS encoding HU family DNA-binding protein: MEQTPLRSQKNESSPKQHGKFSNHMDVVRRVAQEMNMPVEDVKKVFYEFFLYVKNSLSKRNSIKIRYFGTFYFHKKILKEREKRRKEIEEYNARTKQMLCNRRRRARQRKLGLPRT; the protein is encoded by the coding sequence ATGGAACAGACCCCTTTGAGATCGCAAAAAAACGAGTCGTCCCCGAAACAACATGGGAAATTTTCTAATCACATGGATGTGGTCAGGAGAGTTGCCCAGGAGATGAATATGCCGGTAGAAGACGTAAAGAAAGTTTTTTATGAATTCTTTTTATACGTTAAAAATTCTTTATCAAAAAGAAACTCTATAAAGATCAGGTATTTCGGAACATTTTATTTTCACAAAAAAATATTAAAAGAAAGGGAAAAAAGAAGAAAGGAAATAGAAGAATACAATGCAAGGACCAAACAGATGTTATGCAATCGCCGTCGACGTGCCCGGCAACGCAAACTTGGATTACCCAGAACTTAA
- a CDS encoding uracil-DNA glycosylase, which produces MTWNDVLNEILSTDEMITMKAKLDEERKNFTILPEKKDMFNAFMLCPYEKTRVVILGQDPFPDPVHANGLAFSSNSKQTPASLSNIFKEIQTELYPDQEMEDCFKTNDLSSWASQGILLLNTCLTVRSGEPGSHKDLGWDYFTDRIMQELNKHDNDIVFMLWGAYAKKYANRIDNPRHLILQSAHPSPLSAHTGFNGNMHFRQAAVFLRKSFYQDLIVTMNLCVDRERIKARTEKFFENHGIEITKGNIMHIYNTVFDDIGLFFDELIPPLKEKHWINWKT; this is translated from the coding sequence ATGACTTGGAATGATGTATTAAATGAAATTTTGTCCACGGATGAAATGATAACCATGAAGGCGAAACTGGACGAAGAACGGAAAAACTTTACCATACTGCCGGAGAAAAAAGACATGTTCAACGCTTTTATGCTTTGTCCATATGAAAAGACCCGTGTAGTTATCCTTGGACAGGATCCTTTTCCTGATCCGGTTCATGCAAACGGTCTCGCCTTTTCATCCAATTCCAAACAGACCCCGGCAAGCCTTTCGAATATCTTTAAAGAGATTCAGACAGAACTGTATCCTGATCAGGAGATGGAAGACTGTTTCAAAACTAACGATCTGTCAAGTTGGGCCAGTCAAGGAATACTGCTGTTAAATACATGCCTTACGGTTCGCTCTGGTGAGCCAGGATCGCACAAAGACCTTGGATGGGACTATTTTACCGACCGTATCATGCAAGAGCTTAACAAGCACGATAATGATATTGTGTTCATGTTATGGGGTGCCTACGCCAAGAAATATGCCAACCGGATAGACAACCCACGACACCTTATATTACAGTCTGCACATCCCAGTCCCCTGTCGGCACATACCGGATTTAACGGTAATATGCATTTTCGTCAGGCCGCAGTATTTCTGCGTAAATCTTTCTATCAAGATTTGATTGTTACGATGAATCTTTGCGTGGACCGGGAACGAATAAAAGCAAGGACGGAGAAGTTTTTTGAAAATCATGGCATTGAAATCACCAAAGGTAATATCATGCATATATATAATACGGTATTCGATGATATAGGACTATTCTTTGATGAACTGATCCCGCCGTTAAAAGAAAAACACTGGATAAATTGGAAAACTTAA